In Rattus rattus isolate New Zealand chromosome 9, Rrattus_CSIRO_v1, whole genome shotgun sequence, a genomic segment contains:
- the Snrnp25 gene encoding U11/U12 small nuclear ribonucleoprotein 25 kDa protein has translation MVVQDPLLCDLPIQVTLEEVNSQIALEYGQAMTVHVCKMDGEVMPVVVVQNATVLDLKKAIQRYVQLKQEREGGVQHISWSYVWRTYHLTSAGEKLTEDRKKLRDYGIRNRDEVSFIKKLRQK, from the exons ATGGTGGTGCAAGACCCGCTGCTCTGCGACCTTCCGATCCAG GTTACTTTAGAAGAGGTCAACTCCCAGATCGCACTGGAATATGGCCAGGCGATGACTGTCCATGTGTGCAAGATGGATGGAGAGGTAATGC CTGTGGTCGTCGTACAGAATGCCACAGTCCTGGACCTGAAGAAGGCTATCCAGAGATACGTGCAGCTcaagcaggagagggaaggaggcgTTCAGCACATAAGCTG GTCCTATGTGTGGCGGACGTACCATCTGACCTCAGCTGGGGAGAAGCtcacagaggacaggaagaagcTCAGAGA CTATGGCATCCGGAACCGAGATGAGGTTTCCTTTATCAAGAAGCTTAGGCAAAAGTGA
- the Mpg gene encoding DNA-3-methyladenine glycosylase encodes MRGRGGTARLGRGLLKPVSMVLPDTEHTPFPGRTRRPGNARAGSQVTGSREVGQMPAPLSRKIGQKKQRLAQSEQQQTPKERLSSTPGLLRSIYFSSPEDRPARLGPEYFDQPAVTLARAFLGQVLVRRLADGTELRGRIVETEAYLGPEDEAAHSRGGRQTPRNRGMFMKPGTLYVYLIYGMYFCLNVSSQGPGACVLLRALEPLEGLETMRQLRNSLRKSTVGRSLKDRELCNGPSKLCQALAIDKSFDQRDLAQDEAVWLEHGPLESSSPAVVAAARIGIGHAGEWTQKPLRFYVQGSPWVSVVDRVAEQMYRPQQTACSDCSKVK; translated from the exons ATGCGCGGCCGCGGTGGTACTGCGCGCCTGGGCAGAGGACTCCTAAAACCGGTGTCCATGGTGCTCCCCGACACCGAGCACACTCCATTTCCTGGACGAACCCGCCGCCcagggaatgccagagcaggatCCCAAGTGACCGGATCTCGTGAGGTCGGCCAGATGCCAGCGCCG CTTTCACGAAAGATCGGGCAAAAAAAGCAGCGACTGGCACAGTCAGAGCAGCAGCAGACCCCTAAGGAGAGACTCTCTTCGACCCCTGGCCTCCTGCGAAGTATCTACTTCTCGAGCCCAGAGGACCGCCCTGCCCGGCTAGGACCGGAGTATTTTGACCAGCCCGCAGTCACCCTAGCTCGTGCATTTCTGGGACAG GTCCTTGTCCGGCGACTTGCTGATGGAACAGAACTCCGTGGGCGCATTGTGGAGACTGAGGCATACTTGGGGCCAGAAGACGAAGCTGCCCACTCAAGGGGTGGCCGGCAGACCCCCCGTAACCGTGGCATGTTCATGAAACCTGGGACTCTGTACGTGTACCTCATCTATGGCATGTACTTCTGCTTGAACGTCTCCAGTCAAG gGCCTGGGGCTTGTGTCTTGCTAAGAGCACTAGAGCCCTTGGAGGGCCTAGAGACCATGCGGCAGCTTCGAAACTCCCTCCGGAAAAGCACTGTCGGCCGTTCCCTCAAGGACCGAGAGCTCTGTAATGGTCCCTCCAAACTGTGCCAGGCCCTAGCCATTGATAAGAGCTTTGACCAGCGAGACCTGGCCCAAGATGAGGCTGTGTGGCTGGAGCATGGCCCTCTGGAGTCCAGCAGCCCAGCTGTGGTGGCGGCAGCCCGCATAGGTATTGGCCATGCAGGGGAATGGACACAGAAGCCCTTGCGCTTCTATGTCCAGGGCAGCCCATGGGTCAGTGTGGTAGACAGAGTGGCTGAACAGATGTATCGGCCTCAGCAAACAGCGTGCTCTGATtgttcaaaagtaaaataa
- the Rhbdf1 gene encoding inactive rhomboid protein 1, with product MSEARRDSTSSLQRKKPPWLKLDIPAVVPPAAEEPSFLQPLRRQAFLRSVSMPAETARVPSPHHEPRRLALQRQTSITQTIRRGTADWFGVSKDSDSTQKWQRKSIRHCSQRYGKLKPQVIRELDLPSQDNVSLTSTETPPPLYVGPCQLGMQKIIDPLARGRAFRMADDTADGLSAPHTPVTPGAASLCSFSSSRSGFNRLPRRRKRESVAKMSFRAAAALVKGRSIRDGTLRRGQRRSFTPASFLEEDMVDFPDELDTSFFAREGVLHEELSTYPDEVFESPSEAALKDWEKAPDQADLTGGALDRSELERSHLMLPLERGWRKQKEGGTLAPQPKVRLRQEVVSAAGPRRGQRIAVPVRKLFAREKRPYGLGMVGRLTNRTYRKRIDSYVKRQIEDMDDHRPFFTYWLTFVHSLVTILAVCIYGIAPVGFSQHETVDSVLRKRGVYENVKYVQQENFWIGPSSEALIHLGAKFSPCMRQDPQVHNFILAAREREKHSACCVRNDRSGCVQTSKEECSSTLAVWVKWPVHPSAPDLAGNKRQFGSVCHQDPRVCDEPSSEDPHEWPEDITKWPICTKNSAGNHTNHPHMDCVITGRPCCIGTKGRCEITSREYCDFMRGYFHEEATLCSQVHCMDDVCGLLPFLNPEVPDQFYRLWLSLFLHAGILHCLVSVCFQMTVLRDLEKLAGWHRIAIIYLLSGVTGNLASAIFLPYRAEVGPAGSQFGILACLFVELFQSWQILARPWRAFFKLLAVVLFLFAFGLLPWIDNFAHISGFVSGLFLSFAFLPYISFGKFDLYRKRCQIIIFQAVFLGLLAGLVVLFYFYPVRCEWCEFLTCIPFTDKFCEKYELDAQLH from the exons ATGAGCGAAGCCCGGAGAGACAGTACTAGCAGTCTGCAACGCAAGAAACCCCCGTGGCTCAAGTTGGACATCCCAGCGGTGGTGCCCCCAGCAGCAGAAGAGCCCAGCTTCCTGCAG CCCCTGCGGCGACAGGCTTTCCTGCGGAGTGTGAGTATGCCGGCTGAGACAGCCCGTGTCCCGTCGCCCCACCATGAGCCTCGGCGGCTGGCGCTGCAGCGTCAGACATCCATCACGCAGACCATCCGCAG GGGGACAGCTGACTGGTTTGGAGTGAGCAAGGACAGTGACAGCACCCAGAAGTGGCAGCGTAAGAGCATTCGTCACTGCAGCCAGCGATATGGGAAGCTAAAGCCACAGGTCATCCGGGAGCTGGACCTGCCCAGCCAGGACAATGTGTCGCTGACCAGCACCGAGACGCCGCCACCACTCTATGTGGGGCCATGCCAGCTGGGAATGCAGAAG ATCATAGACCCTCTGGCCCGAGGCCGGGCCTTCCGCATGGCCGATGACACCGCCGATGGCCTGAGTGCCCCCCACACTCCCGTCACACCAGGTgctgcctccctctgctccttctccagctcccgCTCAGGTTTCAACCGGCTCCCTCGGCGTCGCAAACGTGAATCCGTGGCCAAGATGAGCTTCCGGGCCGCTGCAGCGCTGGTGAAG GGTCGGTCTATTAGGGATGGCACTTTACGAAGGGGACAGCGTCGGAGCTTTACTCCTGccagcttcctggaggaagacaTGGTGGACTTCCCTGATGAGCTGGATACATCTTTCTTTGCCCGG GAAGGTGTCCTCCATGAGGAGCTGTCCACGTACCCAGATGAGGTGTTTGAGTCCCCATCAGAAGCAGCGCTCAAGGACTGGGAGAAAGCCCCGGATCAGGCGGACCTCACGGGTGGGGCCCTGGACCGCAGCGAGCTCGAGCGAAGCCACTTGATGTT ACCCCTGGAACGAGgctggaggaagcagaaggaaggcgGCACGCTCGCCCCGCAGCCCAAGGTGCGGCTTCGCCAGGAGGTGGTCAGTGCGGCTGGCCCCAGGAGGGGTCAGCGTATCGCTGTGCCAGTGCGCAAGCTCTTCGCCCGGGAAAAACGGCCGTATGGTCTGGGGATGGTGGGACGGCTCACCAACCGCACGTACCGGAAACGGATTGACAGCTATGTCAAGCGGCAGATCGAAGACATGGATGATCACAG GCCCTTCTTCACTTACTGGCTCACCTTCGTGCACTCCCTGGTCACCATTCTGGCTGTGTGCATCTACGGCATCGCGCCTGTGGGCTTCTCGCAGCACGAGACGGTGGACTCG GTACTTCGGAAGCGGGGTGTCTATGAGAATGTCAAATACGTCCAGCAGGAGAACTTCTGGATTGGCCCCAGCTCG GAGGCCCTCATTCACCTGGGTGCCAAGTTCTCCCCCTGCATGCGCCAGGACCCACAGGTGCACAACTTTATCCTTGCCGCCCGGGAGCGTGAAAAGCACTCAGCCTGCTGTGTGCGCAATGACCGGTCTGGCTGTGTGCAGACGTCGAAGGAGGAGTGCTCG TCTACGTTGGCAGTGTGGGTGAAGTGGCCAGTTCATCCTAGTGCTCCCGACCTGGCAGGCAACAAGAGGCAGTTTGGTTCTGTCTGCCACCAGGACCCCAG GGTGTGTGACGAGCCTTCCTCTGAGGATCCCCACGAGTGGCCAGAAGATATCACCAAGTGGCCG ATCTGCACCAAAAACAGCGCGGGGAACCACACTAACCACCCTCACATGGACTGTGTCATAACGGGCAGGCCCTGCTGCATCGGCACCAAGGGCAG GTGTGAGATCACCTCCCGGGAGTACTGTGACTTCATGAGGGGCTACTTCCATGAGGAGGCCACACTCTGCTCTCAG GTGCACTGCATGGACGATGTCTGTGGCCTCCTGCCTTTCCTCAATCCCGAGGTGCCTGACCAGTTCTACCGCCTGTGGCTGTCCCTCTTCCTGCACGCTGG GATCCTGCACTGTTTGGTGTCCGTCTGCTTCCAGATGACAGTCTTGCGGGACCTGGAGAAGCTGGCAGGCTGGCACCGCATAGCCATCATCTACCTGCTGAGCGGTGTCACGGGCAATCTAGCCAGCGCCATCTTTCTGCCGTACCGGGCAGAG GTAGGTCCGGCCGGCTCCCAGTTTGGTATCCTGGCCTGCCTCTTTGTGGAGCTGTTCCAGAGCTGGCAGATCCTGGCCCGACCCTGGCGTGCCTTCTTCAAGCTCCTGGCCGTGGTGCTCTTCCTCTTTGCCTTTGGGCTGCTGCCCTGGATCGACAACTTCGCCCACATCTCAGGTTTCGTCAGcggcctcttcctttcctttgccttCCTGCCTTACATCAGCTTTGGCAAGTTCGACCTGTACCGCAAGCGTTGCCAGATCATCATCTTCCAGGCTGTCTTCCTGGGCCTGCTGGCCGGCCTGGTGGTCCTCTTCTATTTCTACCCAGTGCGCTGTGAATGGTGCGAGTTCCTCACCTGCATCCCCTTCACAGACAAGTTCTGTGAGAAGTACGAGCTGGATGCTCAGCTCCACTGA